The nucleotide window TTTATCCAAAGTTTCTTGAAAAAAAGTTTTCATCTGAAGTCGATCGAGTTCAGTTTTTTTCCACGCTTCTCGAACCGCTCAAGAAGGACTTTGATTTCATATTCATTGATGTACCGCCTACCATCTCTATTATCACTGACTCTGCTCTCTTCGCCTCTCAGTATGTCGTAGTCGTGTTGCAGACACAGGAAAGAAGCTTGCAGGGCGCCGAAGTTTTTACTTCTTACTTACAAGGATTGATTGACGAATATGATGCTGATCTTGATATCTTGGGAATACTTCCGGTTCTCTTGAAGAACCAGGCTCCTGTTGATATTGTTACTTTGGAAAACGCCAAAGAGATTTTCGGAGAGCATAATCTATTTCAACAAATTGTAAAAAATATGGAACGCCTCAAACGGTTTGATATGACAGGTATTACTGAAGAAGATATGCATGATCGAAATGTCATCTCTAACTATACAGTCGTATCTCAAGAATTTTTAGAGCGGCTAAAAGCAGCTCAAACAGAAGAACTAGCAGTTTCAGGGGAGGAATGAATGAATGTCTGACCTATTAAGAAAAAAGCCCAAAAAAATAGAGCGAAGCGAATCAGTCGTTCCTAAAAGTACATTTTCTTTCCCAGAAACTACGGTCGCGCACCAAGAGAAGGTAGTTGAGGTTCCTTCTGAAAAAGAAAAGTCTTCCATTAAAACAAAAAAGCCAGCTGAAAAGACGACTACTGTTCGAGTGAGCGTTGCAATGAAACATAAGCTAAATGCTCTCGTCACTCTCGGTGTTGCTGACTCGGTTGATC belongs to Planococcus lenghuensis and includes:
- a CDS encoding DUF5388 domain-containing protein; this translates as MSDLLRKKPKKIERSESVVPKSTFSFPETTVAHQEKVVEVPSEKEKSSIKTKKPAEKTTTVRVSVAMKHKLNALVTLGVADSVDQVTDILFDEYVNNILSKEEKKQLELILELYRSKLK
- a CDS encoding ParA family protein, with the protein product MKERQCQVVTFGNFKGGTGKTTNSTMIAYCLAKMGYKVLLSDQDPQANATSLFLRTKTHLEDDVFTFDKTLMAAIQDEDLSSIITPIKENLYLLPSFSDFAFYPKFLEKKFSSEVDRVQFFSTLLEPLKKDFDFIFIDVPPTISIITDSALFASQYVVVVLQTQERSLQGAEVFTSYLQGLIDEYDADLDILGILPVLLKNQAPVDIVTLENAKEIFGEHNLFQQIVKNMERLKRFDMTGITEEDMHDRNVISNYTVVSQEFLERLKAAQTEELAVSGEE